In Cicer arietinum cultivar CDC Frontier isolate Library 1 chromosome 7, Cicar.CDCFrontier_v2.0, whole genome shotgun sequence, a single window of DNA contains:
- the LOC140918874 gene encoding probably inactive leucine-rich repeat receptor-like protein kinase At5g48380: protein IHPAAGDCTLDWPLRLKIAIGAAKGLAWLHHSCNPRIIHRNISSKCILLDADFEPKISDFGLARLMNPLDTHLSTFVNGEFGDFGYVAPEYTKTLVATPKGDVFSFGTILLELVTGERPAHVAKAPETFKGNLVEWIAELSSNSQLHDAIDESLVDKGDDNELFQFLKVACNCVTLVPKERPTMFEVYQFLRAIGGKYNFASEDEILVPEDIGNTDNMVELIVAREGNN from the coding sequence atacatcctGCTGCTGGTGATTGCACGCTCGACTGGCCTTTGAGGCTCAAAATTGCAATCGGAGCTGCCAAAGGATTAGCATGGCTTCATCATAGCTGCAATCCTCGTATCATTCACCGAAACATAAGCTCAAAGTGCATCTTGTTGGACGCAGATTTCGAGCCCAAAATTTCCGATTTTGGCCTTGCCAGATTGATGAATCCACTTGACACACATTTGAGTACTTTTGTAAATGGAGAGTTTGGTGATTTTGGTTATGTGGCTCCTGAATATACAAAAACTTTGGTCGCTACGCCTAAAGGCGATGTTTTTAGCTTTGGAACTATACTTCTCGAGTTGGTAACCGGTGAAAGACCTGCACATGTCGCTAAAGCTCCTGAAACTTTTAAAGGAAATCTAGTAGAATGGATCGCCGAGCTTTCAAGCAACTCACAACTCCACGATGCCATCGACGAATCGCTAGTTGACAAGGGTGATGATAACGAGCTTTTCCAATTTTTGAAGGTTGCGTGCAACTGCGTTACACTGGTCCCAAAGGAGAGGCCTACCATGTTTGAAGTATATCAGTTTTTAAGAGCCATTGGGGGTAAGTACAATTTTGCATCTGAGGATGAAATATTGGTACCTGAAGATATTGGTAATACTGATAACATGGTGGAACTTATTGTTGCAAGAGAaggaaataattga
- the LOC101499833 gene encoding probably inactive leucine-rich repeat receptor-like protein kinase At5g48380, whose protein sequence is MVLLSSWIFNSHVFVNFLLLIISWGITYGTETDILCLKSIKESLKDPNGYLKTSWDFNNKTEGFICRFTGVECWHPDENRVLNLKLSNMGLKGPFPRGIINCSSLTGLDLSINYLSGTIPGDISSLLTFVTSLDLSSNEFSGEIPDSLANCTYLNTLKLNQNQLTGQIPLRLGTLARIKMFDVSNNLLTGLVPNFTDGQVSVNYANNQGLCGSSSLGTCNPKGSSKSNTAVIAGVAVGGVTLAALGLAIFMFFFVRRVSYRKKEEDPEGNKWARTMKGTKTIKVSLFEKSISKMKLSDLMKATNNFSNTNIIGSGRTGAVYRATFEDGATFMVKRLQESQRSEKEFMSEMETLGTVKHRNLVPLLGFCVAKKERLLVFKNMPNGMLHDQLHPAAGDCTLDWPLRLKIAIGAAKGLAWLHHSCNPRIIHRNISSKCILLDADFEPKISDFGLARLMNPLDTHLSTFVNGEFGDFGYVAPEYTKTLVATPKGDVFSFGTILLELVTGERPAHVAKAPETFKGNLVEWIAELSSNSQLHDAIDESLVDKGDDNELFQFLKVACNCVTLVPKERPTMFEVYQFLRAIGGKYNFASEDEILVPEDIGNTDNMVELIVAREGNN, encoded by the exons ATGGTTCTTCTAAGTAGCTGGATTTTCAATTCacatgtttttgttaatttcttGCTGCTGATAATTAGTTGGGGCATAACCTATGGAACTGAAACTGATATATTATGCTTGAAAAGTATAAAAGAGTCTCTCAAAGATCCCAATGGTTATTTGAAGACTTCATGGGATTTCAACAATAAAACGGAAGGGTTTATCTGTAGATTTACCGGTGTCGAATGTTGGCATCCTGATGAGAATAGAGTTTTGAATCTCAAATTATCGAATATGGGACTCAAGGGTCCGTTTCCTCGAGGAATTATAAATTGTTCGAGTTTAACAGGTTTAGATCTTTCGATCAACTATCTGTCCGGAACCATTCCGGGAGATATATCTTCGCTTCTAACTTTTGTGACATCTCTTGATCTGTCTTCAAATGAGTTTTCTGGAGAGATACCTGATAGTCTTGCGAATTGTACCTATCTAAACACCCTTAAACTCAATCAAAACCAACTCACCGGTCAAATTCCTCTACGATTAGGCACTCTCGCGCGGATTAAGATGTTTGATGTATCCAACAATCTTTTGACTGGGCTGGTTCCAAACTTCACTGATGGTCAAGTTAGTGTCAATTATGCAAATAATCAAGGTCTTTGTGGATCTTCTTCATTGGGTACTTGTAACCCGAAGGGTTCCTCGAAGAGTAACACTGCGGTTATAGCTGGAGTAGCTGTTGGTGGAGTGACTCTTGCCGCGTTAGGGTTGGCTATTTTTATGTTCTTCTTTGTGCGCCGTGTTTCTTATAGAAAGAAGGAAGAAGACCCTGAAGGAAACAAATGGGCAAGAACTATGAAAGGAACTAAGACAATTAAG GTATCTTTGTTTGAGAAATcgatttcaaaaatgaaattgagTGATCTCATGAAGGCTACTAACAACTTCAGCAATACCAATATCATCGGGTCCGGAAGAACAGGAGCTGTTTACAGAGCTACTTTTGAAGATGGGGCTACATTTATGGTTAAGAGGTTGCAGGAATCTCAACGCTCTGAGAAAGAATTTATGTCGGAGATGGAGACACTAGGTACGGTCAAACATCGTAATCTGGTTCCTCTTTTAGGTTTTTGCGTGGCGAAAAAAGAGAGGCTTTTGGTCTTTAAAAACATGCCGAATGGAATGCTCCATGATCAACTACATCCTGCTGCTGGTGATTGCACGCTCGACTGGCCTTTGAGGCTCAAAATTGCAATCGGAGCTGCCAAAGGATTAGCATGGCTTCATCATAGCTGCAATCCTCGTATCATTCACCGAAACATAAGCTCAAAGTGCATCTTGTTGGACGCAGATTTCGAGCCCAAAATTTCCGATTTTGGCCTTGCCAGATTGATGAATCCACTTGACACACATTTGAGTACTTTTGTAAATGGAGAGTTTGGTGATTTTGGTTATGTGGCTCCTGAATATACAAAAACTTTGGTCGCTACGCCTAAAGGCGATGTTTTTAGCTTTGGAACTATACTTCTCGAGTTGGTAACCGGTGAAAGACCTGCACATGTCGCTAAAGCTCCTGAAACTTTTAAAGGAAATCTAGTAGAATGGATCGCCGAGCTTTCAAGCAACTCACAACTCCACGATGCCATCGACGAATCGCTAGTTGACAAGGGTGATGATAACGAGCTTTTCCAATTTTTGAAGGTTGCGTGCAACTGCGTTACACTGGTCCCAAAGGAGAGGCCTACCATGTTTGAAGTATATCAGTTTTTAAGAGCCATTGGGGGTAAGTACAATTTTGCATCTGAGGATGAAATATTGGTACCTGAAGATATTGGTAATACTGATAACATGGTGGAACTTATTGTTGCAAGAGAaggaaataattga